Proteins encoded by one window of Elephas maximus indicus isolate mEleMax1 chromosome 5, mEleMax1 primary haplotype, whole genome shotgun sequence:
- the LOC126077257 gene encoding sodium-dependent phosphate transport protein 2B-like isoform X1 produces the protein MAPWPELENAQPDPNKHVEGVTNQQSTTPAKGEEATESASGSPVTKMELLPSYSTMALIEDPSEVVDPWDMPALKDTGIKWSERDAKGKILCIFQGIGKFILLLGFLYLFVCSLDILSSAFQLVGGKVAGQFFSDNAILSNPVAGLVIGVLVTVLVQSSSTSSSIIVSMVASSLLTVRAAIPIIMGANIGTSITNTIVAFMQAGDRNEFRRAFAGATVHDFFNWLSVFVLLPLEAASHYLEILTNLVVDSFQFQNGEDAPELLKVITDPFTKLIIQLDNKVINQIAMKDETAQNKSLVKIWCQTFTNVTEKNVTVSLPKNCTSLSPCFTDDVQSWTMENVTYTENIAKCQHIFVNSNLPDVAIGAILLIISLLVLCACLVMIVKLLNSVLKGQVAVVIKKTLNTDFPFPFAWLTGYLAILVGAGMTFIVQSSSVFTSAMTPLIGIGVITIERAYPLTLGSNIGTTTTSILAALASPGNTLKSSLQIALCHFFFNVSGILLWYPIPFTRLPIRLARGLGNISAKYRWFAIFYLVFLFLLLPLIVFGLSLAGWQVLVGVGVPIIFLLLLVVFMRLLQSRCPRVLPHKLRNWNFLPLWMHSLKPWDYLVSLLTSFCQRRCCCCCRVCCKLCGCPRCCRCSRCCEDLEEGQEDSKDIPIKAPYAFDNMAMSREAQDEVKSQVDTMDMKNTPSSTAF, from the exons ATGGCTCCTTGGCCTGAGTTGGAGAATGCCCAGCCAGACCCCAATAAACACGTTGAAGGGGTCACTAATCAGCAGTCCACAACACCTGCGAAAGGTGAAGAGGCCACTGAAA GTGCCTCCGGAAGCCCTGTAACCAAGATGGAACTTCTGCCTTCATATTCCACTATGGCACTGATTGAAGATCCGTCAGAGGTGGTAGACCCATGGGACATGCCTGCACTTAAGGACACGGGGATCAAGTGGTCAG AGAGAGACGCCAAAGGAAAGATTCTATGTATATTCCAAGGGATTGGGAAATTCATTTTACTTCTGGGATTTCTCTACCTGTTCGTGTGCTCCTTGGATATTCTCAGCAGTGCCTTTCAGCTGGTTGGAG GAAAGGTGGCTGGACAGTTCTTCAGTGACAACGCTATCCTGTCCAACCCTGTGGCAGGGCTGGTGATCGGGGTGCTGGTGACCGTCTTGGTGCAGAGCTCCAGCACCTCCTCATCCATCATCGTCAGCATGGTGGCCTCCTCAC TGTTGACGGTGCGGGCTGCCATCCCCATCATCATGGGGGCCAACATTGGAACTTCCATCACCAACACCATTGTGGCGTTCATGCAGGCAGGCGACCGGAATGAGTTCCGAAG GGCTTTTGCGGGGGCCACTGTCCACGACTTCTTCAACTGGCTGTCCGTGTTCGTGCTCTTGCCCCTGGAGGCTGCCTCCCATTACCTGGAGATCCTGACCAACCTTGTGGTGGACAGCTTCCAGTTCCAGAATGGCGAAGATGCCCCAGAACTTCTGAAAGTCATCACAGATCCCTTCACAAAGCTCATTATCCAG CTGGATAACAAAGTTATCAACCAAATTGCGATGAAGGATGAAACAGCCCAAAACAAGAGTCTGGTCAAGATTTGGTGCCAGACTTTTACTAATGTG ACTGAGAAGAATGTCACCGTCTCCTTGCCCAAGAACTGCACCTCCCTTTCCCCGTGTTTCACGGATGATGTCCAATCCTGGACCATGGAGAATGTGACCTACACTGAGAACATCGCCAAAT GTCAGCACATCTTTGTGAATTCCAACCTCCCAGATGTTGCCATTGGTGCTATCTTGCTGATAATCTCCCTGCTGGTCCTCTGCGCCTGCCTGGTCATGATTGTAAAACTCCTCAACTCCGTGCTCAAGGGGCAGGTCGCTGTTGTCATCAAGAAGACCCTCAATACTG atttccccTTTCCCTTTGCCTGGTTGACTGGCTACCTGGCCATCCTTGTGGGGGCGGGAATGACCTTCATTGTGCAGAGCAGCTCTGTGTTCACGTCTGCCATGACCCCGCTGATTG GCATTGGTGTGATAACCATTGAGAGGGCATACCCACTCACACTGGGCTCCAACATTGGCACCACCACCACTTCCATCCTGGCTGCCTTAGCCAGCCCAGGCAATACCTTGAAGAGTTCACTCCAG ATTGCCCTGTGCCACTTCTTCTTCAATGTCTCCGGCATCTTGCTCTGGTACCCGATCCCGTTCACCCGCCTGCCTATCCGCCTAGCCAGGGGCCTGGGCAACATCTCTGCCAAGTACCGTTGGTTCGCCATCTTCTACCTGGTCTTCTtattcctcctcctcccactGATAGTATTTGGCCTCTCACTGGCTGGCTGGCAAGTGCTGGTGGGTGTAGGTGTGCCCATCATCTTCCTGCTGCTCCTGGTGGTGTTCATGCGGCTCCTGCAGTCCCGCTGCCCACGTGTCCTGCCCCACAAGCTCCGGAACTGGAACTTCCTGCCCCTGTGGATGCACTCACTGAAGCCCTGGGACTACCTCGTCTCCCTGCTTACCAGCTTCTGCCAGaggcgctgctgctgctgctgccgtgTGTGTTGCAAGCTGTGTGGCTGTCCCAGGTGCTGCCGCTGCAGCAGATGCTGTGAGGAcctggaggaggggcaggaggACTCTAAAGATATCCCCATCAAGGCCCCCTATGCCTTCGATAACATGGCCATGAGCAGAGAGGCCCAGGATGAGGTCAAGTCCCAAGTTGATACCATGGATATGAAAAACACCCCCAGCAGCACAGCCTTTTAG
- the LOC126077257 gene encoding sodium-dependent phosphate transport protein 2B-like isoform X2: MAPWPELENAQPDPNKHVEGVTNQQSTTPAKGEEATESASGSPVTKMELLPSYSTMALIEDPSEVVDPWDMPALKDTGIKWSGKVAGQFFSDNAILSNPVAGLVIGVLVTVLVQSSSTSSSIIVSMVASSLLTVRAAIPIIMGANIGTSITNTIVAFMQAGDRNEFRRAFAGATVHDFFNWLSVFVLLPLEAASHYLEILTNLVVDSFQFQNGEDAPELLKVITDPFTKLIIQLDNKVINQIAMKDETAQNKSLVKIWCQTFTNVTEKNVTVSLPKNCTSLSPCFTDDVQSWTMENVTYTENIAKCQHIFVNSNLPDVAIGAILLIISLLVLCACLVMIVKLLNSVLKGQVAVVIKKTLNTDFPFPFAWLTGYLAILVGAGMTFIVQSSSVFTSAMTPLIGIGVITIERAYPLTLGSNIGTTTTSILAALASPGNTLKSSLQIALCHFFFNVSGILLWYPIPFTRLPIRLARGLGNISAKYRWFAIFYLVFLFLLLPLIVFGLSLAGWQVLVGVGVPIIFLLLLVVFMRLLQSRCPRVLPHKLRNWNFLPLWMHSLKPWDYLVSLLTSFCQRRCCCCCRVCCKLCGCPRCCRCSRCCEDLEEGQEDSKDIPIKAPYAFDNMAMSREAQDEVKSQVDTMDMKNTPSSTAF; this comes from the exons ATGGCTCCTTGGCCTGAGTTGGAGAATGCCCAGCCAGACCCCAATAAACACGTTGAAGGGGTCACTAATCAGCAGTCCACAACACCTGCGAAAGGTGAAGAGGCCACTGAAA GTGCCTCCGGAAGCCCTGTAACCAAGATGGAACTTCTGCCTTCATATTCCACTATGGCACTGATTGAAGATCCGTCAGAGGTGGTAGACCCATGGGACATGCCTGCACTTAAGGACACGGGGATCAAGTGGTCAG GAAAGGTGGCTGGACAGTTCTTCAGTGACAACGCTATCCTGTCCAACCCTGTGGCAGGGCTGGTGATCGGGGTGCTGGTGACCGTCTTGGTGCAGAGCTCCAGCACCTCCTCATCCATCATCGTCAGCATGGTGGCCTCCTCAC TGTTGACGGTGCGGGCTGCCATCCCCATCATCATGGGGGCCAACATTGGAACTTCCATCACCAACACCATTGTGGCGTTCATGCAGGCAGGCGACCGGAATGAGTTCCGAAG GGCTTTTGCGGGGGCCACTGTCCACGACTTCTTCAACTGGCTGTCCGTGTTCGTGCTCTTGCCCCTGGAGGCTGCCTCCCATTACCTGGAGATCCTGACCAACCTTGTGGTGGACAGCTTCCAGTTCCAGAATGGCGAAGATGCCCCAGAACTTCTGAAAGTCATCACAGATCCCTTCACAAAGCTCATTATCCAG CTGGATAACAAAGTTATCAACCAAATTGCGATGAAGGATGAAACAGCCCAAAACAAGAGTCTGGTCAAGATTTGGTGCCAGACTTTTACTAATGTG ACTGAGAAGAATGTCACCGTCTCCTTGCCCAAGAACTGCACCTCCCTTTCCCCGTGTTTCACGGATGATGTCCAATCCTGGACCATGGAGAATGTGACCTACACTGAGAACATCGCCAAAT GTCAGCACATCTTTGTGAATTCCAACCTCCCAGATGTTGCCATTGGTGCTATCTTGCTGATAATCTCCCTGCTGGTCCTCTGCGCCTGCCTGGTCATGATTGTAAAACTCCTCAACTCCGTGCTCAAGGGGCAGGTCGCTGTTGTCATCAAGAAGACCCTCAATACTG atttccccTTTCCCTTTGCCTGGTTGACTGGCTACCTGGCCATCCTTGTGGGGGCGGGAATGACCTTCATTGTGCAGAGCAGCTCTGTGTTCACGTCTGCCATGACCCCGCTGATTG GCATTGGTGTGATAACCATTGAGAGGGCATACCCACTCACACTGGGCTCCAACATTGGCACCACCACCACTTCCATCCTGGCTGCCTTAGCCAGCCCAGGCAATACCTTGAAGAGTTCACTCCAG ATTGCCCTGTGCCACTTCTTCTTCAATGTCTCCGGCATCTTGCTCTGGTACCCGATCCCGTTCACCCGCCTGCCTATCCGCCTAGCCAGGGGCCTGGGCAACATCTCTGCCAAGTACCGTTGGTTCGCCATCTTCTACCTGGTCTTCTtattcctcctcctcccactGATAGTATTTGGCCTCTCACTGGCTGGCTGGCAAGTGCTGGTGGGTGTAGGTGTGCCCATCATCTTCCTGCTGCTCCTGGTGGTGTTCATGCGGCTCCTGCAGTCCCGCTGCCCACGTGTCCTGCCCCACAAGCTCCGGAACTGGAACTTCCTGCCCCTGTGGATGCACTCACTGAAGCCCTGGGACTACCTCGTCTCCCTGCTTACCAGCTTCTGCCAGaggcgctgctgctgctgctgccgtgTGTGTTGCAAGCTGTGTGGCTGTCCCAGGTGCTGCCGCTGCAGCAGATGCTGTGAGGAcctggaggaggggcaggaggACTCTAAAGATATCCCCATCAAGGCCCCCTATGCCTTCGATAACATGGCCATGAGCAGAGAGGCCCAGGATGAGGTCAAGTCCCAAGTTGATACCATGGATATGAAAAACACCCCCAGCAGCACAGCCTTTTAG